The proteins below are encoded in one region of Paenarthrobacter ilicis:
- the pheA gene encoding prephenate dehydratase has product MSAATYAFLGPEGTFTEAALLQVPDAAKATRIPCTNVNTALERVRSGQADAAMVPIENSVEGGVTATLDAIATGQELRIIREALVPITFVLVARPGVGLSDIKRVSTHGHAWAQCRQWMDQHLPEADYVPGSSTAAAALGLLEDGGHYDAAICAPLVASLHPELSVLGENIGDNPDAVTRFILVSRPGILPEPTGADKTSVVVPLPEDHPGALMDILDQFASRGVNLSRIESRPTGQYLGHYFFSIDADGHARDARVADALAGLHRISPATRFLGSYARADKQPASIAPHTSDAAFASARDWVESILETP; this is encoded by the coding sequence ATGTCCGCTGCAACGTACGCGTTCCTGGGTCCTGAAGGCACCTTTACTGAGGCGGCCCTGTTGCAAGTGCCGGATGCCGCCAAGGCCACACGGATTCCCTGCACCAACGTGAACACGGCGCTGGAGCGGGTGCGTTCCGGTCAGGCGGACGCGGCCATGGTGCCGATCGAGAACTCGGTGGAGGGTGGCGTAACGGCCACTTTGGACGCGATCGCGACGGGCCAGGAGCTCAGGATCATCCGTGAGGCCCTTGTTCCCATCACGTTCGTGCTGGTGGCGAGGCCCGGCGTCGGACTTTCCGATATCAAACGGGTGTCCACGCACGGCCACGCCTGGGCGCAGTGCAGGCAATGGATGGACCAGCACCTTCCGGAGGCCGACTATGTGCCAGGGTCCTCCACCGCTGCCGCCGCGCTGGGGTTGCTGGAAGATGGCGGCCACTATGATGCTGCAATCTGCGCTCCCTTGGTTGCGTCCCTGCATCCAGAGCTGTCCGTGCTGGGTGAAAACATCGGGGACAACCCGGACGCCGTCACCCGTTTCATCCTGGTGTCCCGGCCCGGAATCCTGCCGGAACCAACGGGCGCTGACAAGACGTCCGTGGTGGTTCCACTTCCGGAGGACCACCCCGGTGCGCTCATGGACATCCTGGACCAGTTCGCCTCCCGCGGGGTGAACCTCAGCCGCATCGAGTCCCGTCCCACGGGGCAGTATTTGGGGCACTACTTTTTCAGTATCGACGCCGATGGACACGCCCGGGATGCGCGGGTGGCGGATGCGCTGGCCGGCCTGCACCGGATCAGCCCCGCCACGCGGTTCCTGGGCTCATATGCGCGCGCTGACAAGCAGCCTGCGTCCATTGCCCCGCACACCTCCGATGCCGCTTTTGCGTCCGCGAGGGACTGGGTTGAATCGATACTGGAAACGCCGTAA
- a CDS encoding rhodanese-like domain-containing protein, which produces MSDFETVPVGDIPGEAIVLDVREDYEWAAGHAEGARHIPLDQLPARLDELDPDEDLFVICRTGGRSFRAVQWLVGQGYSAVNVAGGMDMWFEAGKPMVSDNGLKPVVL; this is translated from the coding sequence ATGAGCGACTTCGAAACCGTACCTGTGGGCGACATTCCCGGCGAAGCAATCGTCCTGGATGTCCGCGAAGACTACGAGTGGGCTGCCGGGCACGCAGAAGGGGCGCGGCACATCCCCCTGGACCAGTTGCCTGCCCGTTTGGATGAACTGGACCCGGATGAGGATCTGTTTGTCATCTGCCGGACCGGTGGCCGCTCTTTCCGGGCCGTCCAGTGGCTGGTTGGCCAAGGCTACTCCGCGGTGAACGTGGCGGGCGGGATGGATATGTGGTTCGAGGCAGGCAAGCCGATGGTTTCGGACAATGGGCTCAAGCCCGTTGTGCTCTGA
- a CDS encoding peptide MFS transporter — protein sequence MSAVSASIEKMSTPQTTAEPAKAPGDTSFFGHPKMLASLFSVEMWERFSFYGMQGILLYYMYFTAEQGGLSIDQGLAASLVGAYGGGVYLSTILGAWLADRLFGSEKVLFGSAIMIMAGHIALALLPGIPGLVAGLVLVGVGSGGLKANATALVGTLYGEKDERRDAGFSIFYMGINIGGLIGPLVTGWLQTSYGFHIGFGAAAVGMAIGLVIYALGRKRLPDEAHRVPNPLPAKDRTKYGLIFLAILIAIGLLLGTGTVNANNLARSMAYAAIAAAVIYLFLIFRSPLVTAVERKRVVAFIPLFIASAGFWALFQQQFTFIAVYSQEKLDRNLFGWEMPAAWVQSINPVFIIIFAGVMAALWTKLGSRQASSPLKFSAGLFIMGVAFLAFIPLAGGGKTPLLALVGILFLFTLAELFLSPIGLSVSTKLAPKAFHTQMVALFFLSVSLGTTLAGILAGLYNPEDELPYFLGIGGVAVVLAVGLAAATPAIKKMMAGVR from the coding sequence ATGTCCGCCGTCAGTGCCAGCATTGAGAAAATGAGCACACCTCAAACGACGGCTGAGCCGGCAAAGGCTCCGGGCGATACCTCATTCTTCGGCCACCCCAAGATGCTGGCCAGCCTCTTCTCCGTGGAAATGTGGGAGCGGTTCTCCTTCTACGGCATGCAGGGCATCCTGCTCTACTACATGTACTTCACTGCCGAGCAGGGCGGCTTGTCCATCGACCAGGGGCTCGCGGCAAGCCTGGTGGGTGCTTACGGTGGCGGCGTTTACCTGTCCACCATCCTGGGAGCCTGGCTGGCAGACCGCCTGTTCGGCTCGGAAAAGGTGCTCTTCGGTTCGGCCATCATGATCATGGCCGGCCACATCGCCCTGGCCCTGCTTCCCGGCATTCCCGGCTTGGTAGCCGGCTTGGTCCTGGTGGGTGTCGGCTCGGGCGGGCTCAAAGCCAACGCCACCGCCCTCGTGGGAACCCTGTACGGGGAGAAGGATGAGCGCCGCGATGCCGGCTTCTCCATCTTCTACATGGGCATCAACATCGGCGGCCTGATTGGTCCGCTGGTGACGGGTTGGCTGCAGACCAGCTACGGCTTCCACATTGGTTTTGGTGCCGCAGCCGTGGGCATGGCAATCGGCCTGGTGATTTACGCCCTGGGCCGCAAACGCCTCCCCGATGAAGCCCACCGCGTCCCCAACCCGCTTCCTGCGAAGGACCGGACAAAATACGGCCTGATTTTCCTGGCCATCCTGATTGCCATTGGCCTCCTGCTGGGCACGGGGACCGTCAACGCCAACAACCTGGCCCGGAGCATGGCCTACGCCGCCATCGCCGCCGCGGTGATCTACCTGTTCCTGATCTTCCGCAGCCCGCTGGTCACCGCCGTCGAGCGCAAACGCGTGGTGGCCTTCATCCCGCTGTTCATTGCCTCGGCAGGGTTCTGGGCGCTGTTCCAGCAGCAGTTCACGTTCATTGCCGTGTACTCGCAAGAAAAGCTGGACCGCAACCTGTTCGGCTGGGAAATGCCAGCCGCGTGGGTCCAGTCCATCAACCCGGTGTTCATCATCATCTTCGCCGGCGTCATGGCGGCACTGTGGACCAAGCTGGGGTCCCGGCAGGCCAGCTCACCTCTGAAGTTCTCCGCAGGCCTGTTCATCATGGGCGTGGCATTCCTGGCGTTCATCCCCCTGGCCGGCGGCGGCAAGACGCCCCTGCTGGCACTGGTGGGAATCCTGTTCCTGTTCACGCTGGCGGAATTGTTCCTCTCCCCCATTGGCCTGTCCGTGAGCACCAAACTTGCTCCCAAGGCCTTCCACACCCAGATGGTTGCCCTGTTCTTCCTGTCGGTTTCGCTGGGCACCACCCTTGCGGGCATCCTCGCGGGCCTGTACAACCCGGAAGACGAGCTCCCGTACTTCCTGGGCATCGGCGGCGTGGCAGTGGTCCTGGCTGTCGGACTGGCAGCGGCAACCCCCGCCATCAAGAAGATGATGGCCGGCGTCCGGTAG
- a CDS encoding amidase: protein MADPHSSSQDPAHLTATGLRNALASGTVSAREATAHFLEVIQDQNKHLGAFVTVTAEQALTDAHRADQLYARHKREHRTADLPLLHGMPSAFKDLTDVAGVPTTHGSAALDHKPAAQDGALAAQLKGQGVISLGKTQVPEFGLTAYSENRVAPPSRNPHSLGRSSGGSSGGSAAAVAAGLIPFAPGTDGGGSIRIPAGACGLVGLKPGRGLVPSGSGTGDAAKLVVAGPLARNAADAALLLDALVPAASKPDGGYLAAVGQAPDPLKIGVSLDSPWAGIYPFAVEPEAMEALAKATEGLEQAGHRVGEAPIRYDNRYPAAFTTAWTAGVGSARIAPAREALLTPLTRTFRRRAQQRSAAKVNEALSFLRTFEHQTVTQYSEWDLIMMPTLAQTPRPIGWFTGGGHSSEPWPSEWSGDADEDYKRQCQYAPWSSMVNVCGLPAISVPVHRTAAGLPMGIQLIGAMGSELRLLQVAAVLEAAAGD from the coding sequence TTGGCTGATCCGCACAGTAGTTCCCAGGACCCGGCGCACCTGACGGCCACCGGATTGCGCAACGCCCTGGCATCCGGAACGGTGTCTGCCCGTGAAGCAACCGCGCACTTCCTGGAGGTGATCCAGGATCAGAACAAGCACCTGGGCGCCTTTGTCACCGTCACGGCAGAGCAAGCATTGACCGATGCACACCGGGCCGATCAACTCTACGCACGACATAAACGTGAGCACCGCACCGCAGACCTTCCTTTGCTGCACGGCATGCCGTCTGCCTTCAAGGACCTCACGGATGTGGCCGGCGTCCCCACCACCCATGGAAGCGCTGCCCTGGATCACAAACCGGCCGCCCAGGACGGGGCGTTGGCCGCGCAGCTCAAGGGCCAGGGAGTCATTTCACTGGGCAAAACCCAGGTCCCGGAGTTCGGGCTGACCGCGTACAGCGAAAACCGCGTGGCACCGCCGTCGCGCAATCCGCATTCCCTGGGCCGAAGCTCAGGCGGCTCGTCGGGCGGAAGCGCAGCTGCCGTGGCGGCCGGATTGATCCCCTTCGCTCCAGGGACGGATGGGGGCGGCTCCATCCGCATACCCGCCGGCGCCTGCGGGTTGGTGGGCCTCAAACCCGGACGGGGATTGGTACCCTCCGGAAGTGGCACCGGAGATGCCGCGAAGCTGGTGGTCGCAGGGCCTTTGGCCCGGAATGCCGCGGATGCTGCGTTGCTTCTGGACGCCTTGGTACCGGCTGCAAGCAAGCCCGACGGCGGTTACCTCGCCGCCGTGGGCCAAGCACCTGATCCGCTGAAGATCGGCGTGAGCCTGGACAGCCCGTGGGCCGGCATCTATCCCTTCGCTGTGGAGCCGGAGGCCATGGAGGCTCTGGCCAAGGCAACTGAGGGTCTGGAGCAGGCCGGCCACCGCGTGGGCGAGGCCCCCATCCGCTATGACAACCGCTATCCCGCAGCGTTCACCACTGCCTGGACTGCCGGCGTCGGAAGTGCCCGGATAGCACCCGCGCGCGAGGCCTTGCTGACTCCCCTCACCCGGACGTTCAGGCGCCGGGCGCAGCAGCGCAGTGCTGCCAAGGTGAACGAGGCACTGAGCTTCCTCCGGACCTTTGAGCATCAAACTGTCACACAGTACTCGGAGTGGGACCTGATCATGATGCCCACCCTTGCGCAGACGCCGCGGCCCATCGGATGGTTCACCGGTGGCGGGCACAGCAGTGAGCCGTGGCCCAGTGAGTGGTCCGGGGACGCGGATGAGGACTACAAGAGGCAGTGTCAGTATGCCCCGTGGAGCTCCATGGTGAACGTGTGCGGGCTGCCGGCCATCAGCGTTCCCGTTCACCGGACAGCAGCCGGATTGCCCATGGGGATCCAGCTGATCGGGGCAATGGGCTCTGAGCTGCGGCTTCTTCAGGTAGCCGCCGTCCTGGAGGCCGCTGCCGGCGACTAA
- a CDS encoding peptidase E has product MPAPQPTILATSGGFKPGERTRIEFNHLVHYAVELSGVTGRTPRVTNIGTASGDQRWWAAEIDQAAKVAQFDLTHLNLFTMPNIADPEAHLLEQDVVWVNGGSVVNLLAVWRAHGLDSVLRKAWEAGVVLAGVSAGSICWYQGGVTDSFGPELQPVTNSLAFLPYASGVHYDSEARRAPAIHQLVADGTLGETHCTDDGVGLVYRGTQLVEVVSEVRNKAAYRVTAGAGEGVDAVAVEERLEPRFLG; this is encoded by the coding sequence ATGCCCGCGCCGCAACCCACCATCCTGGCGACGTCCGGCGGCTTCAAACCCGGCGAGCGGACCCGGATCGAGTTCAACCACCTGGTGCATTATGCGGTGGAACTTTCCGGCGTCACGGGCAGGACTCCCCGGGTCACGAACATTGGCACGGCATCCGGTGACCAGCGCTGGTGGGCAGCTGAGATCGATCAGGCCGCCAAAGTGGCACAGTTCGATCTCACCCATTTGAACCTCTTCACCATGCCCAACATCGCGGACCCTGAAGCGCACCTTCTGGAGCAGGACGTGGTGTGGGTCAACGGCGGCTCGGTGGTTAACCTGCTTGCCGTCTGGCGGGCCCATGGCCTGGATTCCGTGCTCCGCAAAGCCTGGGAGGCAGGGGTGGTGCTTGCCGGTGTCTCGGCCGGATCCATCTGTTGGTACCAAGGTGGGGTCACGGATTCCTTCGGACCTGAACTGCAGCCGGTCACCAACTCGCTCGCCTTCCTGCCGTACGCCAGCGGCGTCCACTACGATTCCGAGGCCCGCCGGGCACCCGCCATCCATCAGCTGGTGGCCGACGGCACCTTGGGGGAAACGCACTGCACGGACGACGGCGTGGGGCTGGTTTACCGGGGAACGCAACTGGTGGAGGTGGTGTCCGAGGTCCGGAACAAGGCCGCCTACCGGGTCACCGCCGGCGCCGGTGAGGGCGTCGACGCCGTGGCTGTGGAGGAACGGTTGGAGCCGCGTTTCCTTGGCTGA
- a CDS encoding diacylglycerol kinase family protein: MSDWILYVILAGGVAFAVSSWWGVRRLRARHIRSAVREDAHKPGPGSQKVAVILNPVKVNSDVARKGIMEACELAGWDAPRFYETTVEDPGYGQTRQALAHGAEVVLACGGDGTVRVVAECLAHKNVALGLIPLGTGNLLARNVDLDVTSMDDCIQNALFGHQRFIDTATMTISNSITGESSAHTFLVIAGMGLDAEVMGDTKEDLKKSVGWLAYTEAGVRHLPGRRKRVSITLDDEPEQSRKIRSVLFANCGLIPGGIDFIPQAMVDDGMLDIVVMSPRSAFGWIAMYTKILFKHKHNLPMMSFYRSGKVTIRSQEPMATQLDGDPSGEATKVTVQVEPGSLLVRVPKVASA, translated from the coding sequence ATGAGCGACTGGATCCTGTACGTGATTCTGGCTGGGGGCGTGGCGTTTGCCGTCTCCAGTTGGTGGGGTGTGCGCCGATTGAGGGCACGGCACATCAGGAGCGCAGTCCGGGAGGACGCCCACAAGCCCGGGCCCGGCAGCCAAAAGGTTGCCGTGATCCTGAACCCCGTGAAAGTCAACTCGGACGTCGCCCGCAAAGGCATCATGGAGGCCTGCGAACTGGCCGGCTGGGACGCGCCCCGGTTCTACGAAACCACCGTGGAGGATCCCGGTTACGGGCAGACCCGGCAAGCCCTGGCACACGGGGCCGAAGTGGTGCTGGCATGCGGTGGTGACGGCACGGTCCGCGTGGTGGCTGAATGCCTGGCGCACAAGAACGTGGCTCTGGGCCTGATTCCCCTGGGTACCGGAAACCTGTTGGCACGGAATGTGGACCTGGATGTGACCAGCATGGATGACTGCATCCAGAACGCACTCTTCGGCCATCAGCGGTTCATCGATACCGCCACCATGACCATCTCCAACAGCATCACCGGGGAATCATCCGCCCATACGTTCCTGGTGATCGCAGGAATGGGCCTGGATGCCGAGGTCATGGGAGATACCAAGGAAGACCTCAAAAAGAGCGTCGGGTGGCTGGCTTACACCGAAGCGGGGGTCCGGCACCTACCGGGGCGCAGGAAGCGCGTCAGCATCACATTGGACGACGAGCCTGAACAGAGCCGCAAAATACGCAGCGTGCTGTTCGCCAACTGCGGCCTGATTCCCGGCGGCATAGATTTCATCCCGCAGGCCATGGTGGATGACGGCATGCTGGACATTGTGGTGATGAGCCCGCGCAGCGCGTTCGGCTGGATCGCCATGTACACAAAGATTCTCTTCAAGCACAAACACAACCTGCCCATGATGAGCTTCTACCGCTCCGGCAAGGTGACCATCCGCAGCCAGGAACCCATGGCAACGCAACTGGACGGCGACCCTTCGGGCGAAGCCACCAAGGTCACCGTCCAGGTAGAACCCGGATCACTGTTGGTCCGGGTCCCCAAGGTGGCATCAGCCTAG